The Elaeis guineensis isolate ETL-2024a chromosome 14, EG11, whole genome shotgun sequence genome has a segment encoding these proteins:
- the LOC105058307 gene encoding uncharacterized protein, translating into MELGGKCGVVGVGPCSLVLSLSLFLFMSYAIKYFALENALRYFLYYIQRSVFFFSRELSKLPDPSRAPVSSPPCSHTRHLPPLSPIVFLSLRCFPSHRSLKKRDRYLWPVFAVAFFPIVTGVGFLLQSLLQDGILDLNKVAETLEVQKRRIYDITNVLEGIGLIEKKIKNRIRWKGVDGLTPGVLDDDASNLQAEVQNLTLQEHSLDDHIRTGSLKSTL; encoded by the exons ATGGAGTTGGGTGGGAAGTGTGGTGTGGTTGGCGTTGGGCCATGCTCTCTG GTgctctcactttctctctttctttttatgagCTATGCAATCAAATATTTCGCACTTGAAAATGCCTTAAGATACTTCCTTTATTATATCCAG CGCAGCGTTTTCTTTTTTTCGCGAGAACTCTCGAAGCTTCCCGACCCCTCGCGGGCGCCAGTCTCCTCCCCACCCTGCTCTCACACCCGCCACCTCCCGCCGCTCTCCCCCATCGTCTTCCTCTCGCTCAGGTGTTTTCCTTCCCACAGATCTCTGAAAAAGAGAGATCGCTACCTGTGGCCGGTCTTCGCCGTCGCCTTCTTCCCTATTGTCACCGGCGTCGGCTTTCTTCTCCAATCTCTCCTtcag GATGGCATCCTTGATCTGAATAAAGTTGCAGAAACACTGGAG GTCCAAAAGAGAAGGATATATGACATCACAAATGTCCTTGAAGGGATTGGACTGAtagaaaagaaaattaagaaCAGAATTCGTTGGAA GGGAGTAGATGGCTTAACGCCAGGAGTGCTTGATGATGATGCTTCAAATTTACAG GCGGAAGTTCAAAATCTTACCTTGCAGGAGCACAGCCTAGATGATCATATAAG AACAGGATCTCTGAAATCAACCCTCTAG